Proteins co-encoded in one Cyprinus carpio isolate SPL01 chromosome B5, ASM1834038v1, whole genome shotgun sequence genomic window:
- the LOC122137354 gene encoding apolipoprotein A-I-like codes for MKFVALALTILLAVGSQAHFLQADAPSQLEHYKAAALVYLTQVKEQAQKALDNLDGTDYEQYKVQLSESLTKLQDYAQSTSQTLTPYAETISNQFLENTNQLRERVMTDIEGLRSKMEPHRAELYGVLQKHFDEYREKLEPFLQEYANLNRENADQLRAKLQPLLEEMRQNFETNLEETKSKLVPMGTHCASVWLHL; via the exons ATGAAATTTGTGGCTCTTGCACTGACCATCCTCTTGGCTGTGG GTTCCCAGGCCCATTTCCTGCAGGCTGATGCTCCTTCTCAGCTGGAGCACTACAAGGCAGCAGCCTTGGTGTACCTGACCCAGGTCAAGGAGCAAGCTCAGAAGGCCCTTGACAATTTGGACGGAACCGACTATGAGCAATACAA GGTGCAACTTTCAGAGAGCCTGACTAAGCTCCAAGATTATGCCCAGTCCACCTCCCAGACTCTGACTCCCTATGCTGAGACCATCTCCAACCAGTTCCTGGAGAACACCAACCAGCTGCGCGAGCGTGTCATGACTGACATCGAGGGCCTCCGTTCTAAGATGGAGCCCCACCGTGCAGAGCTGTACGGGGTGCTGCAGAAGCACTTTGACGAGTACCGTGAAAAGCTGGAGCCCTTCTTGCAGGAGTACGCCAACCTGAACCGTGAAAATGCTGATCAGCTGCGCGCCAAGCTGCAGCCCCTGTTGGAGGAGATGAGGCAGAATTTCGAGACCAACCTTGAGGAGACCAAGTCTAAACTCGTGCCGATGGGAACCCACTGTGCCTCTGTTTGGCTGCACCTTTGA